The DNA window AATGGACGTGCGCTCACCGGGCTTTACATGGACCCACACCGCCGCGGCCCGCAGCCGGCGGAGGACTGGCGGCGCGACTCTGCCGCCCTGCGCGCGGCGGGGCAGCAATTGCGGGCGTACTTCGCCGGCGAGTTGTTCGCATTCGAGCTGCCGCTCGAACCCATCGGCACCGACTTCCAGCGGCGCGTATGGCGGGCGCTGTGTACGATTCCCTACGGCGAGACGATCAGTTACGGCGACCAGGCGCGGCGCGCCGGCAATCCCGCGGCGGCGCGCGCCGTCGGCGCGGCGAACGGACGCAATCCGATCTCGATCGTCGTACCCTGCCATCGCGTGATCGGCGCCGACGGCGCGCTGACCGGCTATGGCGGCGGTTTGGAACGGAAGCGGTGGTTGCTCGCGCACGAACGCCGGAAGCACCGGATGTGACCCCCTTCGACGCGGTACCGCTCAGCGCGGGCTGACGCCCACCTGATCGGACGTACCTTTGAGAGGGCGAGGCTACGGTGGGAGGACGAGGCTCCCGCCGAGCCGTCCTCAAGCCGACGCGGCTCGCCCTCCCTATCCGATTTCTCCGCACCGTGCATACAAACGCGGAAATCGTAAATCAGCGCTTATTGCCGGCCCGGTTAACTGAGTTCCACATCGGCGCGGACGCCGCGGTCGATTTGCACTGGCTGCCAGTGCAGGTTGCGGTACTGAAGATGGCCGTAACCGCCGGCGAAGTGGAGCCATTTCACCATTCCCGGCTCGACGTTAGAAACGTCCCGCCAGCCGGGGAACTGATAGGGCTCGAAGCCGTTGTAGATCACCAACTGTCCAGGCTGGACCGTCGGGGTCACGCGGGCCTGCATTTCAATCGACGCAAGATCGTTGAACACGCGCACGGAGTCGCCGTTACCGATGCCGCGGGCGGCAGCGTCGCGGTCGTTCAAATGCACCACCGGCTCGCCCCGGATCGTACCGAGGATGATCGAACTCGTGCTGTTCATGGAGTTCACGCTCCAGCGCGGGTGGCCGCTGGTGATCTGCAGCGGGTAATCGCCGCCATGGGGAGGGGGGTTCTTGTGGACGGGCAATTCCTCGCCCGCTTCGAGGAACCAGTCGTGGTCGATGTAGAACTGGGCACGGCGCGTGAGAGTGGGGAACGGCTGCTTCTTTTCCGTCTGCCAGCGGAACGGAGAGTGCGTCTCGTTCGGGAGCAAATCGGACGCCTGCGCCAGGGCCATGGGCGAGCGTCCCCAACCCGTGAAACGCACCCAGCCCTTCTCGCGTAGCGTTGCCAGCGTCGTCCCGGGGGGCAGGGTCCCGAGTACGGCCGAATCGCGGACGACCTCGTCAATTACGGCATCGTCGTCGGCAACCGCGCCGCCAAGGGTCATGTCGTCGTACAGGGTGTCCAGTCGAACCGTCGAGCCGTCCTCTCTGCGCCATTCGGTGCGGCCACGCGCTTGCGCGCGCTCGGCGAGCTTGCGGGCGAGCATGAGCACGATCTGCCACTCCGAACGGGCGTCCTCGGGTGGGTCGACGACACGATCCGAGAACGTCAGGTTCATCACGTCCGGAGTCGTGTAGGGGAAGTTCGGCTTCTCGTAGTGCTGCGCGGCGGGAAGAACAATGTCCGAATACAGGCCTGTGGTCGACATCCTCCAGTCGATCGAGACGACGAGGCGCAGCTTCGGCCAGAGGTGCTCGAGCAGCATGCGCTGGCCGCCACGCTGGCGGCGGAGGAGGTTGCCGGCGATCTCGATGAGGACACGCGGCGGTTGGTCGGGCGGTGGCAATGCCTGTCCGTTCCACCAGCCGCGTGTCATGGCTTCCTCGACATACTCGTCGAAGGTGCGTTTCATCGCGGGGTCGCTCCACGCCGCGTTGTTCCAGAGTTCACGGTAGCCGCAGTGGTAGTACCAGAAGAACGCCGACGGACTCATGCCGACGGGCAGAGCGCCGCCACTGCTCAGGCGCGCGATGAGGATCTCCTCGGTCAACGTCGGGTCCTCGGCGAGCAGTGCCTCGACCATCGCTCGCTGGCCTTCCGCCATCGCGGCGGTGACTTCCTGCCCGGGCGCGGACTTCAAGGGTAGGAGAAACGGGCCGTCGAACATGCCCACTGCCCAACTGCGGATGCCGGCGCCTTTCTTGCCCCAGTTGCCGGTGAGGGCCAGGACGAGACAGATCGCCCGTTCCATCAGATCGCCGTGGTACGCCTTGCCGGTGGTCCAACCGAGAAGGACGCGGGTGCGCTTCCGCGCCACCTTGCGGGCAAGCTGGCGGATGATGTCCGGATGAACGCCGCAAACCTTCGCGGCGTCTTCGGGGGCGTAGGCGTCGAGCCGACGGAGGAGGCGCATGAAGGCCGGTTCCACCTCGACCTCGGCGCCATCGTGCAGCCGGGCGCGGTAGGCCCCGCGCAGCGCCGGCTCGATCCCACCGAGCGCGAGAGTGCGCGGCGCCTCGGCGATGCGGCGGTCGCGCTCGTCGAACAAATAGAAGATGTCGGCGGCGCCGCCCTCTTGAACGTCCGACTGGCGCAGGAAGCGCCCGTTGTCCGTGCGCACGAGGAGTCCGAGATCGGTTTGCTCGCGCACGAACGGCTCGTCGGTGAGGCCCTCTTCGATAATTACCCGGCACATCGACAGAGCGAGGGCGGCGTCCGAGCCGATGACGACGGGGACGAAGGCGTCACCGTGGATCGCCGATGGGCTGTAGTCGGGGGCGATGGTCACGACTTCGCCGCCGTTGTACCGGGCCTCGACGATGTAGTGGTACCAGGGAATGGCACTGTAGGCGGGGTTGTTCGCCCAGATCAGCAGGAGCTCGGAGTGGAACCAGTCGTCACTGCTGGGAACGGGATCGAAGCGCCCGAAGGTGGTGTAGAGTCCAGGGTTGAAGTCGTTAATTTCGGACTGGACGTCGGTCGAGGTGATGCCGAGCCGCATGAAGAGGTTACTGGCGAGGGTGATGGCCTGCGTGCCGCCTTCGGGGGAGCCGAGGCGCACTATGGAGCGCGGGCCCGCCTCCTCGGCGGCGTCGAGCATGGCGTCGGCGATTTCGGTCAGGGCTTCGTCCCAGGAGATGCGTTGCCAGCGGCCTTCGCCACGTTCGCCGGCGCGACGCAGGGGATGAAGGACACGTTCCTTGCCGTAGAGCATCTGACTCCAGGCGGCGCCCTTCTGGCATCCGGCGGGATTCATGTCGGGCACGCCGGGTTCGACGGTCTCGAAGTTACCGGCCGGCTCCTCGCGCACGACGCGGCCGTCGCGAACGTAGACACGGTACGGGCAGTTCGCCGGATAGCAGTCGACGCAGTGGGTGCCCCAGGCGATGCGGTCCCACTTGAATTTGTCGCGGTAGGCGTCGGCCCACGCGGCACGGGTCGGGTTCTGTTCGGCGTCGGTCATGGATGACCCTCCGGCGTCTGGGATGAGGATGTAGAACTACGGACGGCTGCGAGGGTCAAGTGGGCCCGGGGCGAGAAACGGTGCGCACGCCGGTCGTGGACCGGGGACGGTCCAGGGCCGGCGTGCGCGCGCGCGACCTGCGCGGGGGGCCTTACGGGTCGCGCGAGACACCCGCCGTGTGCGGGGGTTGGTCTCAGTAGATGATCAGCGGTGACACTGGGGACGGCGGCGGCGTGAAGGGTATCAACGGGCGCGTGTACGCCCCCTCTAAGGGGCAGACTGTCACCGCCATCGGATACGTGAACGCAGGCGGCGGCAGCGTCGTCGGGTCGGGCATGTAGCAGAAGTTCATGAACGCGCCGATGACGGTTACGCCCGGTACGCACAGGGCGGGGAACTCCATGCAAATGTTGATATACCGGTAGGCATACCCGGGCCCGGGACCCGGCCGGGTGACGAAGTCGACCCATGTGGGCGTACCGCTGAAATTGAAGAGCGCGGTGCTTACGCACACGATTTCGTCGCCGGTGCACGGAAGTCCGTCGGTCGGGGGGATAACGTCGCTCTTGATCTTATACCGGAGTTTTTTCGCCGATCCCGAAGCATTCGAGGACAAGATGAATTTGCCCTTCACAAAAGTCCCCCCGTCGTAATACGACGGGACTTGTGTCCAACTGATGGCTTGCGCCGCCGCGGGCAAGACGAGCAGCGCCGCCACCGTTCCCAGCAGAACCCTTCGAAGCGCGGACACCCGACGGTTGCGAAGAATGGCTAACATCGACGTTCTCCTTTCGCCGTGCCTATGTGGGATGATCGCGCCCTACCACTCCCTCGGCTCTATTGTCAAGTAGCATGCGGCATCGCATGCGCGCCGCCCCACAGTTGCGCGCGCGCTCCGCAAGCGGCGTATCGCCGGGCCAGGCTGGGCGACCTTCGTCGTAATCATCGCCAGCACGCTGTGGCCGTGCCCGTGCCCGGTGAGTGCCGGCCCCGCGGCCTCCGACACCCACCGGCCGGCGGGAATCCTAGTAAATGATCAGCAGCGTCGACGGGATCAATGGCAAGGTCAGCAGGGGCCGGTCGTACGCTCCTTCGCAGGTGGAGGTCGTCATCGGGTACGTGAACGCCGGTGGCGGAAGGTTCAAGGGATCGGGGGCGTAACACAAGGTCGTCACCCCGCCGATGACTGTGACACCCGGCGCGCACAGGGCGGGCATCTCCACGCAGAGGTCGACAACCCTCCACATCCACGGTGCGGAGCCGCTGTCGGGACGAGTGATAATGTCGATCCACCTGGGCGTACCGCTGAAGTTGAAGAGCGCCGAAGTCTCGCAGACGACTTCGTCGAGCGTGCATGGAAGCCCGTCCGACAATGGGATGACGTCACTCTTGACCTTATACTTGAGCTTCTTCACGGAGCCTGACGTGTTCGACATCAACTTGAACTTGCCCCACACGTAGGTGCCTCCGTCGTAGTACGAGGCGACCTGGTTCCAGGTGGTGGCACCGGCGACAGTTGGCAAGAAGAGCAGCGCTGCCCCCGTTCCCAGCAAAATCGTCCGAAGCACCTGCATCCGACAGTTGCAAAAAATAGCGGACATCGAAGTTCTCCCTTCGCCGTGCCTATCTGGGATGATCGCGCCGTACCACCTTCGCGAGCGACGTGTCAAGTAATTCGTGAACAGTAATTCGTGAAATGATGTAGCACGCAATATCACGCCCGTGATGCGCTGCTGGGTGCCGCATGTTGCCAGGACCGTGGGCGCGCACGTTCCACCTGCCACCGTGGTCGACGCGCGCTCTCCGCGCCCGTTGAGCGGGCTCGTGCGGTTACGGCGGGTGGGTCATCACGTCAGAAGGGGACCCAGTTGTTCCGCAACGCGTTTGCGGTCGCGGGAGGAGAGCCGGCCGGCAATTCTGGTAACGAGTCGGTTATCGAGCGTGAACAGCTTGAGTCGTACCGTGCTCGCGGTCGGCAGTCCCGCCTCGGCGTGGTCCGCCAGCGGCGTATCGCCGGGACCGGCTCCGATCGCCTTGCGGACCGCCTTCGGCAACGTAATCTGTCCCTTCGGAGATATTCGGCTCCGAATCATTGACGCTTCTTGACTTCTTTACGCCCCGGCAAAACAAGATGTTGGGCTTGAGTCCCGAAGGGATGACGTCGCGCGGAATCCCGACAAAGCCCGCCATGGCGAAGTGGGCGTCGAGGGCGAAGGCACGATGGATCGGCAGCGCCCGCACGAACGGGCTGGTTGTTCGCTTTGGGTTGCGGGCGCCGGCCCTCAATCCACCCCGCCACCGGCACGCGCAAGCAACCCGAGGCCGACGATTTCGTTGAGGCTGTGCAGGGCCACAGCCAGCGGCAAATCACCTTCGCCCTCCAACTCGGCGCGTACGACCGCCCAGCCGATCTCGAACAGCACCGCCGCTGCCGTGTCGGCATCGATCGTGGTTCGCACACTGCCCTCGCGCTGTCCGGCGCGCAGCGCTTCGGCAAGCAGGGCCCGCATGCGCGTGCGCTGGAGCGCCGCGGCGCGGCGCGAGACCTCGCCCTCCACGAGTTCGTCGCCGCCGAACAACGATGCGTGCAGCAGTTCGTCGTTGCCGTAGTGCTCGGCCGTGACCTCGACGAGACGGCGCAGGCGTTGCGGCGCGTCGCCGGCGCCGCGCACCGCCGCGGTCGCCTTCTCTACGAAAGCTTCCAGCGACGCCTCGACCACGGCAAGGTAGATCGCCTGCTTCGATGGGAAGTGGAGGTAGAGACTGCCCTTGCCGGTGCCCGCGTCGAGGGTGATGTCCTCGACCGTGGTGCGCTTGAACCCGAAGCGCCGGAAACGGGCCTCGGCGGCTTTCAGCAACCGCGCCCGCGCATCTAATGATGGGGTCTCTGACTGGACCTCGGCCATGGCCGCAGCATATCCCTGAAATTCTTACAAGTCGACCATTGACCAATCTAGCATTCTGGTCAATTATCGGGTGGGTCGTGGCCGGCCAATCGTCCCGGAAGGTCGGCGGCAACCCGAAGCTGAACCCAACGGAGGTCTCATGGCAGGGAGCACGCGCATTGGAGCCGTCGACGCCTGGGCGTCGATCATGGCCCCCGAGACGGCAGCACGGTGGCCCGACTCGTTCTGGCACATCTTCCGGAAGTACGGCGTCGAGCAGCGTTTCCGCCGCGGGTTCAGCGTCGACGAGGTGCTCCGCGAAATGGACGAAGCCGATGTCGACCTCGCGGTGATTTCGTCGTTCAAGTTCCTCGACACCTGGATTGTCTCCAACGACGAAAACGCACGCTACGTGGCGCAGGCTCCGGATCGCTTCTTCGGCTGCTTCACCGTCGACATTCGCGATCCCATGCCCGCGATGCGCGAGTTTCGCCGCTGCGTCGAGGAACTCGGAATGCGCGCCTTCCGCCTGGAACCCTACCAGTATGGCGACGGGCGCACGACGGCGCCGCCCCCCACCCATCGCATGTACTGGCCCTTTTACGTCGCCTGTTGCGAGTACGACATACCGGTCGCCATCCAGGTCGGTCACACCGGTCCCCTCCTACCCTCCGAGTGCGGCCGCCCGATCTATCTCGACGAGGTCGCGCTCACCTTTCCCGAATTGCGGATTCTCGGCACGCACGTAGGGAATCCGTGGGAGGAGGAGATGATGATCCTCGCCTGGAAGCACCCGAACGTCTACGTAGAAACCTCCGCGCGGCCCGCCCGGCACTGGCCGCAGCGCCTGCGCGAATTCGCCGGCGGCTACGGTCAGGACAAGGTCGTCTGGGCCACCGACTATCCGCTGCTGCCTTTCAAACGCACGGTGGACGACGTGCACGCCTGCGGCTTCTCGCCGGCGGCAACCCGCAAGATCCTGCGCGACAACGCGTTGCGCGTGTTCAAGATCGCGCCACGCAGCGAGGCCTGATATGGACATCTTCCTCAGCCCGGAACAGCGCGCCCTCAAGGCCGAGGTGCGCGAGTACCTCGACGGTGCCTACCCGCCCGAGCGCGTGCTGCAGATCGAGCGCGACCGGGAATTCCCCGAGGAGTTCTGGCACGAGTGCGGCCGGCGTGGCTGGACCGGTCTTCCCGTTCCCATCGAGTACGGTGGCCGTGGCGGCGGCGTGCTCGACCTCTGCGTGTTCGTCGAGGAAGTCGCCAGGACCTGCATTTCGCTCTCGACCCTGTACATCGCGGGCACGATCTTCGGCAGCCACGCCCTGCACATCTGCGGGACGCCGGAGCAGCGCAAGCGACTGCTGCCGCGCATCGCCCGCGGCGAGACCCGTTTCGCGCTGGCGATGTCCGAACCGGCCGCCGGCTCCGACTTTGCCGGTATGCTCGCCACGGCGCAACGTGACGGCGACGCCTGGCGCATCGATGGTCTGAAGGGGCCGATCTCCGGCGCCGAACGCGCGGACGTGCTGATCACCGCGGCCCGCACGTCGAGCGGCGGCGCCTCTCGCCAGCACGGCATCACGCTCTTCCTGGTCGAGCGCGACACGCCGGGCGTTACCTTTCAACGCCGCCACTTTGCCGCGATGAAAGCGCTCTGGGTGGCGAACGTCGCCTTCGACGGCGTTCGCGTCGAGGACAGCACTCGGCTCGGCCCGCTCGACGAGGGCTGGCTCAATCTCGCACGGCTCATGGACATCGAACGTACGGCGGCGTCGGCACAGATGGTCGGTGTGGCGCAGGCCGCCCTCGACGATGCGGTTGCCTATGCACAGCAGCGCCGGCAGTACGGCAAGCCGATCGGCGGCTTCCAGGGCATCGCCCATCCGCTCGCCGACGCTCTCACCGACATCAACGCGTCACGCATGCTGATCTGGTCGGCCGCCCGCAAGCGCGACCTCGAAGGCCCGTGTCCGCTGGAGGCGTCGATGGCCAAGCTGTTCGCCACCAACATGGCGGCGCGGGTGGCCACGGCGGCCATGCAGACCGCGGGTGCGGTCGGCTACGAGGCCGAGTCGCACTTCGTGCGCCGCCTGCTCGAAGCGCGGGGCGGCGAGCTGGGGGGCGGCACCAGCCAGATCCAGCGCAACATCATCGCCCGGCGTCTCGGACTGGGATGAGGCGTCCGTAATCAGCAGAGGAGACGTACCACCATGACCGAAGCGGTGCTGCTCGAAGTCAACGACCGGGTCGCCACGATCACGCTCAACCGACCGGAACGGCTCAACACTCTGGCCATCGACACGATCGATCGGCTCGTCACCCGCCTCGACGAGGCAGCTCGCTCGCCCGCCCGCGTCGTGGTTCTGGCGGGGGCCGGGCGCGTCTTCTGTGCCGGTGCGGATCAGGCAGAGATGGTGTCGCGCGCGGCGACCGACTGGGAGCCGATCGTCCGCCGCTATCTGGACCCCATCCGCGCAATCGTCGCCATGGAGAAGCCGGTCATCGCCGCGTTGCACGGCGACGCCGTTGGCGGCGGCTTCGGACTGGCGATGGCCTGCGACCTGCGCCTTGCCGCCGAGCGCACGCGGATGGGCGCTCCGTTCACGCGTATCGGCCTCGCCGGCTGCGATATGGCGACGGGCTGGTTCCTGCCGCGACTGATCGGCCTCGGCGCCGCCGCCGAACTGATGTTCACCGGACGTCTCGTCACCGCCGCGGAAGCCCGCTCCCTCGGGCTCGTCCATCGTGTGGTGCCGGACGTGGAGTTCCACGACGAGGTAACCCGGTGGGCGCAGCAGCTCGCCGTCGGCCCACCGATCGCGCACCGGTGGACCAAGCGGGCGCTTCACCGGTCGCTGAGTGCGAGCATGGACGAGGAGTTCGAGTTCGAGATCTTTGCCCAAGTGCACTGCATTCTGAGCGAGGACCATGCCGAGGGTGTGCGCGCTTTTCGGGAGAAACGCGCTCCGGAGTTCCGCGGTGTTTGAGCCGGACGAGGCTCAGCGCGCACTGCGCGCCGCAGTGGAGCGTTACGCGACGCGCGAGATCGCGCCCTACGCGCGCCAATGGGACGAAGCCGAACGCTTCCCGCGGGCGGTGTTCGAGGCGCTTGGCGAACTCGGTTGGCTCGGCGTCGGCATCCCCGAGGAACTTGGCGGCGCCGGGGGCAGCGCGATCGAACGGGCGCTTCTGCTCGAGGAACTCGCCCGCGCCTCGGCCGCCGTGGCTCTTGGAGTCTACGTCCATTCCGTGCTTGCGGCGGGCGCGCTCGCGACCCTCGCCGCGCCGTCCCTGACGGGCGAGGAGCTGCCCCCCCTGCTGCGCGGCGAGCGCATCGGTGCGTGGGCGTACGCCGAGCCCGACGCCGGCGCCGATGTGACACGGGCTCGGCTGAGCGCGCGCCGCGACGGTGACCGCTACGTGCTCAACGGCACCAAGCTGTACATCACCAACGGTACGATCGCGGACCGCATCGTCGTCGTGGCCAGAACCGGGGGAGAGCCGGGTCGCCTGAAGGGTCTTTCTCTGTTCCTGGTCGACGGCGATGCCCCGGGTCTGGCCCGCACGCCGATGCGTAAGCTGGGCATGCGGGCCTCGGACATGGGCGAACTGCACTTCACCGACTGCGGGGTACCGAGTGCACGGCTGATCGGAGCCGAACACGAGGGCTTCCGCGCCGCTCTGGCCGTGCTGTCGCAGGGACGCATCTACGGCGCCGCGCTCGCCTGCGGACTCGCCCGGGCAGCGCTCGACGCGGCGCTGGCGCATGTGCAGGTGCGCGAGCAATTCGGTGCGCCGCTCGCCGCACTGCAGGCGGTGCGGTTTTCGATCGCCGATATGACGGCGCAGCTCACCGCCGCGCGAACACTGGTCTACGCCGCTGCGGCGCGGGTCGTTGCACGGCGGAAGTTCGATGTCGAAGCCTCGATCGCCAAGCTGGTCGCGTCAGAGACCGCGACGCGGCTGGTCGAGCGGGCTCTCCACCTGCACGGTGCCCAGGGTTTCATGATCGAGAGCGCCGTGCAGCGATACTATCGCGACAGCAAGGTCTTCGAGTGGGGCGAAGGCGCCAACGAGGTGCAGCGCGAAATGATCTTCAGCGCCGCCGTTGCCGGCCATCGCCCGTGACCGCGCGTCAGGCGGTTCGCGGCGGTTGCCGAGCACGGATACCCTCCGAGGCGGGCCCGGAAGCGACGGTGCGACGGCGCGTTTCCCGCGTGTAACGTGGGAAACGCGTTACGCGCGCACCTGCGGCTCGAGTGCCACCATCGGCAGGTGGCAAGCCAGCGATCGCAGGTCCTCGTCGCTGCCGTCCACCTCGAAGCCGCACATGCGGGCGACGACCCGCACGGCACGGGGGTGGCGGCGGCCATATTCGACCAACACGTCCGCCGCTTGACCGGGATCGAGGCGTCGGGCGCGAGCGGGAAAATCACGTCGTCCGATCCTTACCTCGCAGGCGGGCCTGGCGGCGAGGTTTTGCAGCCAGTCGGCGCGCTGGCCAAAGCCCGCCGCGACAATGACGGTTCCGGTCGCCGGATCGCGGTCGATCACTTCGAGCACTGTTTCACGCGGTCTGCCGGAACGCCGGCCCCGGTGCCGCAGGAGCAGGAATCGGCGGCTGAGAAGAGACCCGAATCCCAGCCGGAAGACCCATATCGGCACGCGGTAGATGCTCCGCACGAGGCCGCGCGGCGGCGCCTGGGGCCGTACCTGCCGCATCAATCCGGGCTCCCGAACAACAGCGGCCGCTTGGCGACCATCACCACGAGCGTGAGCACGATCAACGCCGTCGCGACGGCGCCGGTGGCGGCCCAAATACGGGAAAGCCGCCGGTAGGCGCCGGGCAGACGCGTGGCCGTCGTTGCGGCACCGACGGCCAGGGCGTGCAGCCGATCCTCCAGGACGATCGCGAAGATCAGGATCGCCGACAGCAGAGCGAACAGAAACAGGGCAGTCAGGACGAACGGGTCGTTCCACGCGCGGCCCTGAAGGTGGGCCATCCAGAGGCCGGTCACCGGGAGGATCACCGAGGCGGGGATCAGAAAGACGCGATCGAAGCGAGCGATCCAGGTCAGTGCCGAGACGATTTCGGCCACGTTACGGCTGCGATCGGCGCGCGTCTTGGCGTATCCGTTGGCCAGCGAGACACCGACATACAGCGCCATGGCCAGCAGGTGCACGAGCCGCAGCACAAGGAAAGTTGTCATGGCTGGGCGCCGCAGGGGGCAGCCCGCGCGGTTGCTGCGGGCGCCAGCCCACCCTGAGAGAGGGCTGCGGCGTGCCGCAGTCTCCTCAGGGCGGGGCCGGGCTGGTCAACGCCTCACTCTTCGAGCAACCCGCAGCTGCAATCGTTCG is part of the Candidatus Binatia bacterium genome and encodes:
- a CDS encoding methylated-DNA--[protein]-cysteine S-methyltransferase, translating into MTDRVRYDLLDSPLGELLLTSNGRALTGLYMDPHRRGPQPAEDWRRDSAALRAAGQQLRAYFAGELFAFELPLEPIGTDFQRRVWRALCTIPYGETISYGDQARRAGNPAAARAVGAANGRNPISIVVPCHRVIGADGALTGYGGGLERKRWLLAHERRKHRM
- a CDS encoding molybdopterin-dependent oxidoreductase; this translates as MTDAEQNPTRAAWADAYRDKFKWDRIAWGTHCVDCYPANCPYRVYVRDGRVVREEPAGNFETVEPGVPDMNPAGCQKGAAWSQMLYGKERVLHPLRRAGERGEGRWQRISWDEALTEIADAMLDAAEEAGPRSIVRLGSPEGGTQAITLASNLFMRLGITSTDVQSEINDFNPGLYTTFGRFDPVPSSDDWFHSELLLIWANNPAYSAIPWYHYIVEARYNGGEVVTIAPDYSPSAIHGDAFVPVVIGSDAALALSMCRVIIEEGLTDEPFVREQTDLGLLVRTDNGRFLRQSDVQEGGAADIFYLFDERDRRIAEAPRTLALGGIEPALRGAYRARLHDGAEVEVEPAFMRLLRRLDAYAPEDAAKVCGVHPDIIRQLARKVARKRTRVLLGWTTGKAYHGDLMERAICLVLALTGNWGKKGAGIRSWAVGMFDGPFLLPLKSAPGQEVTAAMAEGQRAMVEALLAEDPTLTEEILIARLSSGGALPVGMSPSAFFWYYHCGYRELWNNAAWSDPAMKRTFDEYVEEAMTRGWWNGQALPPPDQPPRVLIEIAGNLLRRQRGGQRMLLEHLWPKLRLVVSIDWRMSTTGLYSDIVLPAAQHYEKPNFPYTTPDVMNLTFSDRVVDPPEDARSEWQIVLMLARKLAERAQARGRTEWRREDGSTVRLDTLYDDMTLGGAVADDDAVIDEVVRDSAVLGTLPPGTTLATLREKGWVRFTGWGRSPMALAQASDLLPNETHSPFRWQTEKKQPFPTLTRRAQFYIDHDWFLEAGEELPVHKNPPPHGGDYPLQITSGHPRWSVNSMNSTSSIILGTIRGEPVVHLNDRDAAARGIGNGDSVRVFNDLASIEMQARVTPTVQPGQLVIYNGFEPYQFPGWRDVSNVEPGMVKWLHFAGGYGHLQYRNLHWQPVQIDRGVRADVELS
- a CDS encoding AbrB/MazE/SpoVT family DNA-binding domain-containing protein; its protein translation is MIRSRISPKGQITLPKAVRKAIGAGPGDTPLADHAEAGLPTASTVRLKLFTLDNRLVTRIAGRLSSRDRKRVAEQLGPLLT
- a CDS encoding TetR/AcrR family transcriptional regulator, whose amino-acid sequence is MAEVQSETPSLDARARLLKAAEARFRRFGFKRTTVEDITLDAGTGKGSLYLHFPSKQAIYLAVVEASLEAFVEKATAAVRGAGDAPQRLRRLVEVTAEHYGNDELLHASLFGGDELVEGEVSRRAAALQRTRMRALLAEALRAGQREGSVRTTIDADTAAAVLFEIGWAVVRAELEGEGDLPLAVALHSLNEIVGLGLLARAGGGVD
- a CDS encoding amidohydrolase family protein, whose translation is MAGSTRIGAVDAWASIMAPETAARWPDSFWHIFRKYGVEQRFRRGFSVDEVLREMDEADVDLAVISSFKFLDTWIVSNDENARYVAQAPDRFFGCFTVDIRDPMPAMREFRRCVEELGMRAFRLEPYQYGDGRTTAPPPTHRMYWPFYVACCEYDIPVAIQVGHTGPLLPSECGRPIYLDEVALTFPELRILGTHVGNPWEEEMMILAWKHPNVYVETSARPARHWPQRLREFAGGYGQDKVVWATDYPLLPFKRTVDDVHACGFSPAATRKILRDNALRVFKIAPRSEA
- a CDS encoding acyl-CoA/acyl-ACP dehydrogenase — encoded protein: MDIFLSPEQRALKAEVREYLDGAYPPERVLQIERDREFPEEFWHECGRRGWTGLPVPIEYGGRGGGVLDLCVFVEEVARTCISLSTLYIAGTIFGSHALHICGTPEQRKRLLPRIARGETRFALAMSEPAAGSDFAGMLATAQRDGDAWRIDGLKGPISGAERADVLITAARTSSGGASRQHGITLFLVERDTPGVTFQRRHFAAMKALWVANVAFDGVRVEDSTRLGPLDEGWLNLARLMDIERTAASAQMVGVAQAALDDAVAYAQQRRQYGKPIGGFQGIAHPLADALTDINASRMLIWSAARKRDLEGPCPLEASMAKLFATNMAARVATAAMQTAGAVGYEAESHFVRRLLEARGGELGGGTSQIQRNIIARRLGLG
- a CDS encoding enoyl-CoA hydratase-related protein — protein: MTEAVLLEVNDRVATITLNRPERLNTLAIDTIDRLVTRLDEAARSPARVVVLAGAGRVFCAGADQAEMVSRAATDWEPIVRRYLDPIRAIVAMEKPVIAALHGDAVGGGFGLAMACDLRLAAERTRMGAPFTRIGLAGCDMATGWFLPRLIGLGAAAELMFTGRLVTAAEARSLGLVHRVVPDVEFHDEVTRWAQQLAVGPPIAHRWTKRALHRSLSASMDEEFEFEIFAQVHCILSEDHAEGVRAFREKRAPEFRGV
- a CDS encoding acyl-CoA dehydrogenase family protein, with translation MFEPDEAQRALRAAVERYATREIAPYARQWDEAERFPRAVFEALGELGWLGVGIPEELGGAGGSAIERALLLEELARASAAVALGVYVHSVLAAGALATLAAPSLTGEELPPLLRGERIGAWAYAEPDAGADVTRARLSARRDGDRYVLNGTKLYITNGTIADRIVVVARTGGEPGRLKGLSLFLVDGDAPGLARTPMRKLGMRASDMGELHFTDCGVPSARLIGAEHEGFRAALAVLSQGRIYGAALACGLARAALDAALAHVQVREQFGAPLAALQAVRFSIADMTAQLTAARTLVYAAAARVVARRKFDVEASIAKLVASETATRLVERALHLHGAQGFMIESAVQRYYRDSKVFEWGEGANEVQREMIFSAAVAGHRP
- a CDS encoding nitroreductase family deazaflavin-dependent oxidoreductase, whose protein sequence is MRQVRPQAPPRGLVRSIYRVPIWVFRLGFGSLLSRRFLLLRHRGRRSGRPRETVLEVIDRDPATGTVIVAAGFGQRADWLQNLAARPACEVRIGRRDFPARARRLDPGQAADVLVEYGRRHPRAVRVVARMCGFEVDGSDEDLRSLACHLPMVALEPQVRA
- a CDS encoding DUF2269 domain-containing protein, which encodes MTTFLVLRLVHLLAMALYVGVSLANGYAKTRADRSRNVAEIVSALTWIARFDRVFLIPASVILPVTGLWMAHLQGRAWNDPFVLTALFLFALLSAILIFAIVLEDRLHALAVGAATTATRLPGAYRRLSRIWAATGAVATALIVLTLVVMVAKRPLLFGSPD